DNA sequence from the Salvelinus alpinus chromosome 7, SLU_Salpinus.1, whole genome shotgun sequence genome:
GAAAAATAAATTCATCTGTCAGTAAATGACAGTATAACCAGTTATCCAAAAACATCCAAGTGTCtctaataaataaaatataaatgtcTATATTATTTAAAAGACAAAATTAGGATTCCAACCACACTAAACCAAATGTCCAACAGAACATCTGAAGAATGGATCACCCCTTACCCTTCCCATCACACACTGCTGAGGGACCTGCTTGTGCTCCTGGCCCCCAGCCCCATACGTCTCTGCTTGTCCTTCAGGATGGGTATCCAGATCAGCCCTACCACTACAAATATCATTCCAATGGACAGGCAGACCGGGGCAGTGGCATGGGGGGTGTCCGTCACACCAGACGAGTGGAGGAGAATCAGCACCGCACCCGCGCCCAGCATCAGGGCTCCCATCACCATGACAATGATAGGTTTGTGTATGTAGGCCCAGCGAGGTGGTTCTGGAGTATTGGGGTCAAGTTCTGGACACAGGACTCTCCTCACAGAATCCTCTGTTCTTGGAAGCTCTTCTGATGATGCCATCATAATGATGTGATGACTGTTTTGTCAAAATCAGGTGCTCTTGAGTGAAAAGCTGCCCTTACTAAACTGCAATTGTTCCTCAAAGTGAAATAGATTTATATTTTGGAGACCCAGTTTGTGTTTCACTTCATGACCTCTTGGACACACCAACTAACTTGCATTAACATGTATACTTTTTCTTCTGCCTCAACTGCAATAAAATATTTCTAATGCTTACCAACTACAACCTCCCTACTGATGTTAGCCTGACTGCACTGTTGTTTCCTAAAACCCAGTCCACTCATCTCATCCCATGTATTTCCACCCAGTTAACCACACCCACATCAAATAGGGAGGGGTAGTTCAATACTAGACAGACGTGGACCACCTGTAGGTGTGTATTGTCAAAACTTGCTAGCTAACTCCGGCAGCTTTTACATTCATATGAAAACAGTGCTGAACAAATAAATTACTTTGCTTCAAATGGATATTACTGAAATTATATTTAGAAATCAATGTTAGACATTGCACTTAAAAAGAGCACTATAGTGAACAACCCAGTCTCTGATATTAGAAAGGCAAACATGGCCTGTAAGGATCAGGCAGCAGCTGCACAACCATGTTATGATCTCATCAACAATAGCCTTGTCATCTAATACCAACAGTCTATTGTATTTGGACAGTGTTTACCATGGTAAACATCACTCAAGGCTAACGCATCGGAGGTGAACCAGAACCACACATTACCTGTACAGACAGATATTGCCTAATGTAATGGGTTTATATTACATAAAAACCTTACATGTATTCATTATATAAACATTAACAGTGAGCCCATTGCAGTGGTCTCCACAAGTAGGAGTTGCCAGCCAAATATAAAAAAATTGCCTGTTTTCCCCAGTCTGACATTTTTGGCCAAAGGAGCTCTAATATAATGCCTTATATTCTATCAGAAATAGTGAAATTATTGGGTACTTTATAAAGTTTACCTCCAAGATTGGTTGTGGTATTATGTAGAAAGACATGACTTTACAATTTAAATtaatgaaaatgtatgaattcagTGTATTGTTGTTTTGGATATCGTCTAGTCCAAAGGTCACCAACCTTTTGAGTAAAGatcactttgagtcaaaatgcaagcagaGATCTACTgctcacattttttttttattacttaaatgtaagcctatgcaacattaattTCTTAAAAACtgttctgtagcaatgaggtttgtagTAGGCTATATGCCCAAAACATTATCAATGCATATGGtctatgcttgaattgccctgccaatattgttcttcagaccattttgaaattatatttaaaaattgTAGGTATATCACACTAGCAATAGAAAAATTGTAATTTGTTGTATTACtagaggcacagctgagtgagcataataattagctttttttattttatttactggactgatggccggcatctgatggtcagtctgagggagagagcagcagtgaggctgcctctcacccgactcaccgtccctccgctctccctcccaccaCAGAGAAAaaggacaccgtcttccagctgatggggaACTCAAGTaacactgcattatttctgcctcatgcaccaattcatgttaaTTCGATGGAACACTTTGCCTTCCAGGCAGTAGGGCTGTTGAATCAAGTGCAACTACCGCCAACAGCAGGAAACAAATACATAAAATAGGAAAGCCTGGCTTTGTtttttttgtagaaatgtttagTGATCGACTAGGAAAGCCTCGGAGATCTCGATGGACTGGTTGGTGACCATTGCTCTAGGCCTATATGATCAGGATTATTTTCTAGCTAGGAACATTAAACCTGTCTTCTGAGCTGGTCTTATTTACAATTGTAATACAAAATATGAAATGCCACAGTGTGTGTTCTTCAAATTATGTATTGTATTAAAAGAAAATAAATGAATAGCCCTTATCTTGAAACATAAATTAAGGTTGAATCAAAAAAATTAAAAGGGTTACATTAGTCTTAAATATTATGTTTCTAATTTTACATATCCTAAATTAATAATCATTAGTTAGGGCCCTATAAAACGTTTTGTTGTTGCCTGATTCCGTTGTCCCaaatttctgttttgtttttccaggtCTTCGCTGgcaaaaatcacattttaatagagaaacaaccaaaacaaatgcttaaaccacatcaggagaccacttttgaggtctgggaaaaaaaTCTGAAATTAATTTTGGCTGTAGTTACCATTTAATTTAAAACGCAcacctagcaagaggctgttTAACAGTATTTTTGTAGCACACACGATGGTAGAGTTTGCAAAGCAAATACCCACTGGATTGAAGAAAATAGTCATAATATAATTCTGCCAGATAGGCTAATTTGTAGTTAACATTAATTGAGAAGGTTATTgcgaaagcctttccatctaccagaagaccgTTTTCATTAGCATCATCACTAACGGCTATCCAAAGTGGTAGACGCATgcactgcacgcacacacacgaggCATTCACGTCGCCTCTTCAGAAAGTTACAGGAAATACAAATCACTTATTCAttctgttcatgtcttatgataaaacaaatatatttcaATGCATTTAGTTGATGCCCTACTAAAGGTCAATACATATGAATATTGTTGAATTCTGTTAATAACTGGATTCCGTGAGGGCCCTAATTATCATGAGTCGAACACGGCTCTCCATtacctattgttcctgcagtgatgACTTACCATCTTCAAATGTTTTCATAATTTATCTGCAGATAATTGCCAAAAAGCCTTGGCCTACCAGTTGCATACGCAAATTACGGAGCCAAATGAACGGCTCTCAATGATGCGATTCAGTAGGCTACACTAACTGACGAAACCAGTCACTGTCTGGCAAACCCCAACATCCAAGGTAAGGAAACCTAGAAAATCCTTAGGTTTACTGAATGGTGAAGGGatatatatagtgccttcagaaaagtaGTTACAGGCTACCTCTTGACCTACTCAACATTGTTATCTTACAGCTGGAATTAAATTTGTTAAATtaaattaatctacacacaatgccccatacagtgaaaacatgttttcaaacaaatgtattgaaatttaaatagatgcatccaatttcctttgatcatcattgagatgtcactacaacttggagtccacctgtgtccaattcaattgtttgaacatgatttagaaagaaacacacctgtcaatataaaaggtcccaccgttgacagtgcatgtcagagcagaaactgtACCATAAAGTTTAAGGAACTGTCCATAGGGAATTGTGATAAGGCATAAACAATAATTGGGAGATGGAAAAAACATTGACCTACCCAGACTGCCTATAGCTGGCCGTCCAACCAAACTGTGCAACCTGgcaaggaccttggtcagggaggtgaccaataaaaGTTCCTTTGCTGAGACCGGAAAACCTACCAGAAtgacagtctctacagcacttcaccaatctgggctttatgggagtggCCAGACAAACTACTCCTGAAAAAAAGGCACGACAGCACACCTGGAGTTCACAAAAATGCATGTGAAAGACTTAAGGCAAAAgattgtggtctgatgagacaaattgaactctttggcttgaatgaaAAAGCACCATGTCTGGACAAAACAAGGCACACCTCATCACCCTTCGAACACCATCctccagtgaagcatggtggtggtagtaacatgttatggggatgcttttcagcaccagggactgggagattggtaaggatagagggaacaatgaatggagccaaatacaggcaaatccttgatgagaacctgcttcaatGCAAACGACCTTGGACTTGGGCAAAGAattacattccaacaggacaatgaccccaaacataagaatggcttcagaacaagaatgtgaaagtcctcgagtggcccagccaaagcccacttaacattgaaaatctgtggaaaaacTTGAAGATTAATGTTCACTGCCACTcggggctcccaagtggcacaacggtctaaggcactgcatctcagtgcaaaaggtGTCActagaccctggttccattccaggctgtatcacaaccagcagtgatcgggagtcccatagggcggcgcacaattggtcgagtgtcgtccggggtaggccgtcattgtaaataagaatttgttcttaactgactttcctagttaaataaattaatTCCCATCTAATATTAGAGCTTGATAAAATCTGCAGGGAAGAAAGGGAAAAAGATGTGCAAAGCCAAGACAaagctgtagtcgctgccaaaggtccttctacaaagtattgactcagggtgtgAATACTACTGTAAATGAGGTATTTCATTCAATACAGTCGCTGACATTTCTACAAACATGTTTacactgtcattatgggttattgcgtGTAGATGGCTGAGGaaaataatacattttgaattcaggctgtaagaacaaaatgtggaataagtcaaggggtacgaATACCTTCTCAAGGCACTGTAGGATAGACTAGTCGGTTTGACATCTTTTATAAAAACTAGTCAACACTGGCTGTTCAGTTGTCAAAATAAAATGGCAATTAAAGCAGTAAAGCCCATGCATCACAATTCCAAGTGGCTGGCTGTGCTTAACACACTAAAGAAAaatgaatgtgccaaaattcaaaATCAGGCTGAGTGGATTGACTCATCGTTACCACTCGCATTACATGGGAAGTGCAAATTCCCAAGCATCCTCTCCCTCTGTGTAAAGAAATTTGACTGCAACCAACCACAGCGCAGCACACAAATTGTACCGGATGGCGGGACAGTTTCTCAGTCATCGCTCGCTTTGTGACTGGCGCCTTTCCTAGCAATAGATCGCTAGAAGATGAATATCCTTCATTCTAACGGGAGAGAACTCGAGGAACGAGCAAATTGAAACTTAAATGAAAAGTAGCCTAGTTAATATGAAGTGGAAAAAGTAGCCGGCTGAAAATGAGTAGCGCTAATGGAAAACAATGCCATTGTGGATAACAAATTAAAGACATGAAATATACTTTGTGGTAATATTTTAATTTACAAGTTGGGTTTATACAAAAGATGATTTTGAACAAGACCCTTTTATGGGGCAGACAAAGATTTGCAACACATTTGAGTTTGTCCTTGGATCAATTAACGCTGACAGTTTATATACATTTAGAACCAGTCCTTTATATCAGTATGAAGTCAGAGTTCCATTTAGAGAAAGGGGGAGTAATACACAGATAGTAATGAGAGAAAGGAGAGTTGTGTTCCACTGAGTTGACAAACAGACATTAAGATTTAGGTACTTTTCATATTTTGTTAGGGTGTTTTTGCAGCCTTCTTGGTCATTTTTTATTTGATACCTTTCCTCCTGTTGGTTTGGGTACCTTCACAAGTCCCTTCTTGGACGGCTTCTACGGGgatcagagagagaaaacaattaGCACAGTACTGAAAGAGGTCGGTCAATTAACTTCCACTGGGGGGCAGTGGTCCCAGAGAGTGAACAGGGAGACATAAAAGGGATACCGCTTCCCTGCCTCACTGGAATAAGTTTCATATAGCATTGGATTTAAACCAAAATTCATACGGAGAGTGAACCAAGTACCAAACCAGTGCACAGAGTCCTTTGAAATATtttatttcataaaaatagataATCAATAAACAAATATATTCTACTAATATTATTAAAATGCATTTAATTTGACACTAGCAGGGTACAGACCTCCACTTAAGCCTTTTTCCTTGTCGTTACTATGGGAACATCTTCCTCCCTGTCAGCACCAGAGTTTTTTTTCTGTAGACGTCTGTTCCTTCTTTGCAGACTTCTGTTTGCGTGCATTTTTCTGAAATTTCATAAACAAGACAGGTATTGATGAGATGCAGCTctgtttatatacacacacagtaccagtcaaaagtttggacacctactcatgagggtttttctttattttttactagacatcaaaactatgaaacatatggaatcatgtagtaacccaaaaaggtGTTAGAAtcgaaaatatatttatatttgtttaagtagccaccatttgccttgacagcattgcacacttggcattctctcaaccagcttcacctggaatgcttttccaacagtcttgaaggagtttccacatacgctgagcacttgttggctgcttttccttgacTCTGCAGtttaactcatcccaaaccatctcaattcggatgaggtcaggtgattgtggaggccaggtcatctgatgaagcaccatcactctccttcttggtcaaatagcccttacacagcctggaggtgtgttgggtcattgtcttgttgaaaaacaaatgatgtctcactaagcccaaaccagatgggatggcggatcgctgcagaatgctgtggtagccatgctggttaagtgtgccttgaaatctaaataaatcagtgtcaccagcaaagcaccccacacctcTGCGTCCATGCTTCCCGAAGGGAGCGACACACGCGgagatccgttcacctactccgcatctcacaaagacatggtggttggaactaAACATCTATTTGGACTGACCAAAGGACTTGCATTGCTCAtgttttcttggcccaagaaagtctcttcttattggtgccctttagtagtggtttctttgcagcaatttaaacagttgatgttgagatgtatctgttacatgaactctgaagcatttatttgggcagcaatctgaggtgcagttaactctcatgaacttatcctctgcagcagaggtaactatgggtcttcctttccagtggcagtcctcgtgagagccagtttcatcacagcgactgcacttgaagatactttcaaagttcatgaaatgctccatattgactgaccttcatgttttaaagtattgatggactgtcgtttctctttgataatttgagctggtcttgccataatatggacttgggtcttttaccaaatagggctaccttctgtataccacacataccgtgtcacaacacaactgatcggctcaaatgcattaaggaaagaaattccacaacttaatctttaagaaggcacaccttgttaattgaaatgcattccaggtgactacctcatgaagctggttgagagaatgtcaagactgtgcaaagctgtcaaggcaaagggtggctactttgaagaatctcaaatattttgatttgtttaacacttggttactacatgattccgtgtgtgttatttcatagttttgatgtcttcactattattctacaatgtagaaaatagtaaagataaagaaaaacccttattTAGGTTTATTTAaccttgagtaggtgtgtccaaacttctacTGGTACTGCATGTATGTACATATGCATGTAAATAATAGAGAGAGGTCTGCAATTGACCTCAATAGTCCATATGTGGCACTAAGAGCTATGTTGATGTTCCCAGAGAGTGAACAGGGAGACAGCACTAAATGGAGACCGCTCCCCTGCCTCACTGGAATGGGTTTCATATAGCATTGGATTTAAACCAAAATTAATAGAGAGTAAAACAGGTTCCGAACCAGTGCAAAGATGAGTCCTTTAATTTGACAAAAAATAGATCATTGATCAAATGACAATATAATCTTCCAATGCAATTTACAAGCATTTGTGTGTAGCAGTCCTACCTTGGCTGCGcgggtctgtttctgtgtttcattTATCAGGGTCAGGTTAGAGGTGTAGATGGGCAGAGCTACTGATTGGCTTTTCATGTGGATGATTTTTATCAACGGTCCTTTCTGCAAAAGAGACAACACAGCCATCTTTATACTCAAAGAACACAATCACTCATACATTTAGGTCAAAACTATTTCTGTGAAGAAAACATTTAATGTTACGGCCATTTCTACCCTGTGTATCGTATCACACAGATTGCAGCCACTTGTTAAAGGCCTTTCTTTGTCAGGATTGTAGGCACATGGGTTTAATCACACTGCTATACAGAGCAGGCAATAAGCTTAACGTACCACAGTACTATAGGCCCTGTAATCTCACCCCAGACAACAGAGATATCAAAGGCGATTTTCAGACTGGGCCCACACATTTTTTTAGCATTAATAAACTTTGAGTATACCTGACCATTTAACGTGTAATAAAAGTGTAAATATCTGTGTTGACGGGGTACAATTGATTAGGGTGATCAGGAAGACATCCTGGCAGCAAACTCACCTAACCCGTAGTTTCGTCACGATGGTGCCGACAGCTGAATCAATATTCTCTGCTATTTCATCTGCAGCCATCCCAGAGTGGGCCACACAAGCCATGCTAAAACAAACAACATTTTACAGGAGGCAATGTGTATATAAATGAATGTGCATTAATTGCCATTTTGTGTCAGTTGCAGAGACAGGCTCCAATAGAGAGGGAGATCTGTCAGGATATATTTTGAGTCACTATGGCACCATCATTGCCCATGTCCAACACGGACAGGAGGACAGGGTTTGCTGAGGCGCACTTACTGACTAAGTCAGAGAGCAGGCCTCACCAGCAGCAGCCGTTCATAGAAATGGAGATTGTTGTTCCCTGGATGGTTCTCTGGATGTCCAAGGCCAGCTTCTTGCTCTGCTGGTTCAATGACAAAGGCTCCCTAAGCAGGGGAGAGAAAAAACACACTCCATTAGATTAGAACTCTGTAAGGGCTAGCTTAAAGGCACATTtaaacttacagttgaagtcggaagtttacatacacttaggttggagtcattaactcatttttcaaccactccacaaatgtcttgttaacaaattatagttttggcaagtcggttaggacatctactttgtgcatgacaagtaatttgtccaacaattgtttacagacagattatttcacttataattcattgtatcacaattccagtgggtcagaagtttacatgcactaagttgactgtgcatttcaacagcttggaaaattccagaaaatgatgtcatggctttagaagctgtgGAAATTAGGCTAATTGTCATCattggagtcaattggaggtgtacctgtggatgtatttcaaggcctaccttcaaaatcagtgcctctttgcttgacatcataggaaaatcaaaagaaaatcagccaagacctcagaaaaacaattgcagacctccacaagtctggctcatccatgggagcaatttccaaacacctgaaggtaccacgatcatctgtacaaccaatagtacgcaagtataaacaccatgggaccacgcagccgtcatagcgctcaggaaggagacccgttctgtctcctagagatgaacgtatttcggtgcgaaaagtgcaaatcaatcccagaacaacagcaacggatcttgtgaagatgctggaggaaacaggtacaaaagtatccatatccacagtaaaacaagtcctatatcgacataacctgaaaggccgctcagcaaggaagaagccactgctccaaaaccgccataaaaaagccagactacggtttgcaactgcacatggggacaaagatcgtactttttggagagatgtcctctggtctgatgaaaaaaaaaatagaactgttcacaaaatagatggcaccatgagggaggaaaattatgtggatatattgaagcaacatctcaagacatcagtcagaaagttaaagcaaatgagtcttccaaatggacaatgaccccatgcatacttccaaagatgtggcaaaatgggttagggacaacaaagtcaaggtattggagtggccatcacaaagccctgacctcaatcctatagaaaatttgtgggcagaactgaaaaagcatgtgcgagcaagaaggcctacaaatccgactcagttacaccagctctgtcaggaggaatgggccataattcacccaacttattgtgggaagcttgtggaaggccacctgaaatgtttgacccaagttaaacaatttaaaaggcaatactaccaaatactaattgagtgtatgtaaacgtctgacccactgggactgtgatgaaagaaataaaccaatctatcattctgacatttcacattcttcacgtaaagtggtgatcttaactgacctaagacagggaatttttactaggattaaatgtcaggaattgtgaaaaactgagtttaaatgtatttggctaaggtgtatgtaaacttccgacttcaactgtataagagGACATGTATTTCAAAACCAGGGAACAGCACTATGGGCTATGTTGATGTTCCCAGAGAGTGAACAGGGAGACAGCACAAAAAGGATACCGCTCCCCTGCCTCACTGGAATGAGTTTCATATAGCAATGGAGTTAAAACAAAATTCATACTGAGAGTGAACCAGGTTCCGAACCAGTGCAAAAATTAGTCTTTAAATAGATTTCATTTGACTAAAATAGACAAGGTGATCAACCAACAATATTTACGAGCTTACTTCTTTCTCTCGTAGAAGTGCGAGCACAGCAGGCGGCAAATGCGGTCGTCTGAAAGAAACATGTCAAAGTTCCCCAGCAGCCGTCGTTTGGCTTCAAAGGGCTTGTACTCAGTCCTCAGTGTCTTGTAAGGGATCACCTAAA
Encoded proteins:
- the LOC139580143 gene encoding ribosomal L1 domain-containing protein 1-like, which produces MFLSDDRICRLLCSHFYERKKEPLSLNQQSKKLALDIQRTIQGTTISISMNGCCCMACVAHSGMAADEIAENIDSAVGTIVTKLRVRKDR